From a single Nicotiana tomentosiformis chromosome 2, ASM39032v3, whole genome shotgun sequence genomic region:
- the LOC138906083 gene encoding uncharacterized protein: MSVTQYEMRFSELARDAIWWVPTERESIRRFIDGITYGLHFIMTREIARGARFDMVVDIFRRLELVRSQDHEERGAKRPRGSGGFSSASSGGQSYHIRVRPYRPTQMASPVHRSASSSHGSYSARPGQSSFSALPAPSLSHAPSVQGSSMPCSSSGYFCSQGPIQSPTPLSDRGCFECEELGNVRRYCPSLLGGRIQQKGQAMISAPVTSPTAQLGRDGTQIARGCPRGEDRSGGSQARCYAFPARARPEHVASDTGLRRIEWRGSLDYVSSRVISYLKVQQMVRKGCLAYLDFVRDVGVDTPTIGSVPVEGMTIAYALSHLKTHEKNYFVHDLELEAIVHALKI; this comes from the exons ATGtcagtgactcagtatgagatgagattttcagagttggctcgtgaTGCGATATGGtgggttcccactgagagggagagtattaggaggttcattgatggcatcACCTATGGATTACATTTCATCATGACTCGGGAGATTGCGAGGGGTGCGAGATTTGACATGGTGGTTGATATTTTTAGACGCCTAGAGTTGGTTCGCAGTCAGGATCATGAGGAGAGGggggccaagaggcctcgtggttcaggtggttttagtagtgcctcatctggaggacaGTCCTACCACATCAGGgttcgtccttataggcccactcAAATGGCTAGTCCGGTTCATCGtagtgcatcatctagccatggttcatatagtgcaCGTCCTGGCCAGTCATCTTTTAGTGCCCTCCCAGCTCCGAGTTTATCCCATGCTCCGTCAGTTCAGGGTTCGTCTATGCCATGTTCTTCTAGTGGTTATTTTTGTTCTCAAGGTCCAATTCAGTCCCCGACGCCATTATCGGAtcgaggttgcttcgagtgtgaaGAGTTGGGGAATGTGAGGAGGTATTGTCCTAGTCTTTTGGGAGGTCGAATTCAACAGAAGGGCCAGGCTATGATttctgcaccagttacttcaccaacCGCTCAGCTAGGTCGGGATGGGACTCAGATAGctcgaggttgccctagaggggaagatcgatcaggtggcagtcaggctcgatgctatgctttcccTGCCAGGGCCAGGCCAGAGCATgttgcttcagacaca GGATTGcgtaggattgagtggagaggttctctggactatgtttccagtagagtgatttcatatctgaaggtCCAACAGATGGTTAggaagggatgtttggcatatttggactttgtgagggatgttggtgttgatactcctactattggtTCCGTTCCAGTA GAGGGTATGACGATTGCTTATGCTTTAAGCCatttgaagacccatgagaagaactatttcgttcatgatttagagttggaagccattgttcatgcattgaagatttag